A DNA window from Panthera tigris isolate Pti1 chromosome X, P.tigris_Pti1_mat1.1, whole genome shotgun sequence contains the following coding sequences:
- the LOC122235365 gene encoding Y-box-binding protein 3-like, translating into MSEVGEVTRTEVTASVPPQAAQKLLVSLGGGDLPRAPVAGNLGGDVIPKTTAAAGAKGKVPKKVIAKRVRGSVKWFNVKNGYGFISRHDTQEDVFVHQTAITRNNPHKYQRSVGDGETVEFDVVQGERGTQAANVTGPAGTPVQGSRYAANRPRFRRGFYIRRRGPPLHGPRGTEDDVDEGEASGEGFTKAQGQRRRLPGGPQDQRLQRFPPSRRASALSRGPSILAPTSGPRPAHLPASTPASRPECAPRRGPGPSYLLSRPRARGITPGPRPSAGISEELEAEDKESGRDARGPKQKHPPRYGSRRPNNPRHRPQQVPGAQGQVNVGGEGKTGKGPAETPASVAVAKKNSAAEEEDTLVADVPSATQAK; encoded by the coding sequence CTCCTAGTTTCCTTGGGAGGTGGAGATCTTCCCCGGGCCCCAGTGGCTGGCAACCTCGGCGGAGACGTGATCCCCAAGACCACCGCGGCAGCAGGCGCCAAGGGAAAGGTGCCCAAAAAGGTCATCGCCAAGAGGGTGCGAGGCTCCGTCAAGTGGTTTAACGTGAAGAACGGGTACGGTTTCATCAGCAGGCATGATACCCAGGAAGATGTGTTCGTTCACCAGACGGCCATCACCCGGAACAACCCTCACAAGTACCAACGCAGCGTGGGCGACGGCGAGACGGTTGAGTTTGATGTGGTGCAGGGCGAGCGGGGCACCCAGGCCGCTAACGTGACCGGGCCAGCGGGTACCCCAGTGCAAGGCAGTCGCTACGCTGCCAACCGCCCCCGCTTCCGCAGGGGCTTCTACATCCGCCGCCGCGGGCCACCCTTGCACGGTCCCAGGGGCACTGAGGACGACGTCGACGAAGGTGAGGCCAGTGGCGAAGGCTTCACGAAGGCCCAGGGCCAGAGGCGCCGCCTGCCCGGTGGACCCCAAGACCAAAGGCTGCAGCGCTTTCCGCCCTCCCGCAGGGCCTCAGCCCTGTCTCGCGGCCCTTCGATCCTCGCTCCCACCAGCGGCCCGCGGCCTGCCCACCTGCCCGCGTCCACCCCAGCCTCAAGGCCCGAGTGCGCCCCTCGGCGGGGGCCCGGCCCCAGCTACCTGCTGAGTCGCCCTAGGGCTCGAGGCATCACTCCTGGTCCAAGACCCTCAGCAGGCATTTCTGAGGAGCTGGAGGCGGAAGACAAGGAAAGCGGGCGCGACGCCAGAGGCCCGAAGCAGAAGCACCCACCACGCTACGGATCCCGCCGCCCCAACAACCCACGCCACCGCCCGCAGCAGGTGCCCGGTGCCCAGGGCCAGGTCAACGTGGGAGGAGAAGGCAAGACCGGGAAGGGCCCTGCGGAAACACCCGCTTCGGTTGCTGTGGCCAAGAAGAACAGCGCCGCTGAGGAGGAGGACACCTTGGTCGCTGATGTCCCCTCTGCCACCCAGGCCAAGTAA
- the LOC122235363 gene encoding Y-box-binding protein 3-like, translating to MSEVGEVTRTEVTASVPPQAAQKLLVSLGGGDLPRAPVAGNLGGDVIPKTTAAAGAKGKVPKKVIAKRVRGSVKWFNVKNGYGFISRHDTQEDVFVHQTAITRNNPHKYQRSVGDGETVEFDVVQGERGTQAANVTGPAGTPVQGSRYAANRPRFRRGFYIRRRGPPLHGPRGTEDDVDEGEASGEGFTKAQGQRRRLPGGPQDQRLQRFPPSRRASALSRGPSILAPTSGPRPAHLPASTPASRPECAPRRGPGPSYLLSRPRARGITPGPRPSAGISEELEAEDKESGRDARGPKQKHPPRYGSRRPNNPRHRPQQVPGAQGQVNVGGEGKTGKGPAETPASVAVAKKNSAAEEEDTLVADVPSATQAK from the coding sequence ATGAGTGAGGTGGGAGAGGTCACCCGCACAGAGGTGACCGCCTCAGTACCCCCTCAAGCCGCGCAGAAACTCCTAGTTTCCTTGGGAGGTGGAGATCTTCCCCGGGCCCCAGTGGCTGGCAACCTCGGCGGAGACGTGATCCCCAAGACCACCGCGGCAGCAGGCGCCAAGGGAAAGGTGCCCAAAAAGGTCATCGCCAAGAGGGTGCGAGGCTCCGTCAAGTGGTTTAACGTGAAGAACGGGTACGGTTTCATCAGCAGGCATGATACCCAGGAAGATGTGTTCGTTCACCAGACGGCCATCACCCGGAACAACCCTCACAAGTACCAACGCAGCGTGGGCGACGGCGAGACGGTTGAGTTTGATGTGGTGCAGGGCGAGCGGGGCACCCAGGCCGCTAACGTGACCGGGCCAGCGGGTACCCCAGTGCAAGGCAGTCGCTACGCTGCCAACCGCCCCCGCTTCCGCAGGGGCTTCTACATCCGCCGCCGCGGGCCACCCTTGCACGGTCCCAGGGGCACTGAGGACGACGTCGACGAAGGTGAGGCCAGTGGCGAAGGCTTCACGAAGGCCCAGGGCCAGAGGCGCCGCCTGCCCGGTGGACCCCAAGACCAAAGGCTGCAGCGCTTTCCGCCCTCCCGCAGGGCCTCAGCCCTGTCTCGCGGCCCTTCGATCCTCGCTCCCACCAGCGGCCCGCGGCCTGCCCACCTGCCCGCGTCCACCCCAGCCTCAAGGCCCGAGTGCGCCCCTCGGCGGGGGCCCGGCCCCAGCTACCTGCTGAGTCGCCCTAGGGCTCGAGGCATCACTCCTGGTCCAAGACCCTCAGCAGGCATTTCTGAGGAGCTGGAGGCGGAAGACAAGGAAAGCGGGCGCGACGCCAGAGGCCCGAAGCAGAAGCACCCACCACGCTACGGATCCCGCCGCCCCAACAACCCACGCCACCGCCCGCAGCAGGTGCCCGGTGCCCAGGGCCAGGTCAACGTGGGAGGAGAAGGCAAGACCGGGAAGGGCCCTGCGGAAACACCCGCTTCGGTTGCTGTGGCCAAGAAGAACAGCGCCGCTGAGGAGGAGGACACCTTGGTCGCTGATGTCCCCTCTGCCACCCAGGCCAAGTAA